The stretch of DNA TTGTCGGGCTTTCTCGCGAGCTTGGCTGAACACGGGGAACAGGATGGCTGCCAGGATCGCGATGATCGCGATCACCACCAGCAACTCAATGAGCGTGAAGCCCTTACCGTTGCGCCAACCCCTTACTTTTTGTGCTTGCCGATGGCTGCGACGCCACATCGGTCATCCCCCCTGTCTTGTAGAAATTTTCGGGGTGCAGCAAAGATAGTGCCCACAGCGCCGTCGTGCGTAAACGGCGGATGTTGACCTATTGAGACGGCAGATTTTAACCTGCCCGCAGCGACGCCACGGTGCGGCTGCGCGGGCACCGCCATCCCCGAAAGGCACTGGGCGAAACACCGAACGCCCGTCGAAAAAGGCGCTGGAAGTGTCGCAGGTCTTGAAACCCGACGAGGAAAGCGATATCGGCGATACCCAACGCGGTCTCCCGCAGCAACTGAGAGGCAATTTGAAGCCGCAGCCGCTCCAAGTATTGCCACGGTGTCATTGCCAAGTAGCGCCGAAAGAGGCGGCACAAATGGGCAGGCGTGACGCCGCATTCGTGTGCAACTGCTGTCAGACACAACGGTTTGTCGTAACGGGAGTGAAACAGCATGAGGGCTTGACACAAAGAAGGTGGGAAACGGTCGGTGTTTTTGTGCCGCGGACACAACGAAGCGGGCAGGAAAGGAGCGCTCCGAATGAGGGTCCCGAAGAAAGCACACAACAACCCTTTGGTCACGATCGGGTTGGCGTTTGGGCGCGACCGCTCCTGCTCCCATGCCTGAAATAGTTCCACCAGCCGCCGGTCGCGGACGGTGTAATGCAGGCTCTGAGAGTGCATTTGGGGGGAGAGCCGCGCTCGCAGCACCGAAACCCCGAACGAGTGCACCCGCACCCACAACCAATCGCACGGCACAATGCGGTCCCCGTTCACGCTGTAAGGGGCATAAGGGGTGTTGCTGGGCATGAAAACTCCGTGCCCGGCTTTCAGGACAACCAAGTAGTTTTGCAACAGCATTTGCCCTTGACCTGAAAAGACGAAGACGAACAAGGGCACGCGGTCACGGCGCGTGCGCGACCAGCCGAGCACAGGAAGCACGGAGAGATCGTGAGGGCACGGTTGGGGCGATACAGCGAAAAGGCTGTCCCCCAGCGTCTCCAAGCGGGGCAACAGGTGCCGTTCTATTGCCTCCACGATGGCTTCCCACGATCCGGCTCCGTCAGTCATCAGCACAGTCGGCAACGCATGGGACATACCCATCCCATGACCCTCCCTTCGCATCACACCCTTGACAGTATGCCACAATGGAAAGCATTCGGGTAGGCTGCCTCCGAGGTGGTGCACTGGTGGCGATCAGCGTGGCGTTGGCGCACCTGTTTTGGGAACGCGTTTTGCCCGTGTTGCTGCTTATCGCGCTCGGTTACCTTTTTCAGCGACGCATGCAGGTGGACACGGTGACGCTGAACCGTATCAACCTTTACCTGTTCGTGCCGGCGTTGGCGCTCTCACGGCTGTTGGAGACGCCCTTCTCGGCGTCGCTGTTGGGTGCTATTGCGTTGGCAGTTTCGCTGAACATGCTTGCCCTCTACGCCCTGAGCCGCTTGTTTAGCATCCCGCTGCGTTGGCAGCGGACAACGGTGACGACGGTCAGTTTGGGGGCGATGTTCGGCAACGCGGGGAACTATGGGTTGCCGTTGGTGGAGTTGGTGCTGGGTCGGCAAGCGGTCAGTTACCAAGCCCTCGTCTTCGTCCTAAACAACCTGCTCTTTTTCACCCTCGGTGTGGCGTTGATGGCGGGATCGCGGCAGTCGCTCAAGGCAACGGTGCGGCAGGTGTTTTCGCTGCCGCCTGTCTATGCGGTGACGGCAGGGTTGTTGTTGCCCATGCTGGGCATCTCCTTGCCGATACCGGTAGTGACGGCGCTGCGTTACTTAGGCGATGGGCTCATTCCCGTCGCTCTGATCAGCCTCGGCGCGCAACTGGCGGAACGCGTGGAGGTGCGGGACGCAACGGCGTTAACGGTAGCCGTTGTTCTGCGACTCGTCGCAGCGCCGTTACTGATGGTAGGTATCGTAAAGTTGCTGGGGCTTTCAGGCGTTCTGGCGCAAACGCTGATCTTGGGCGCCGCAGCACCGACCGCTGTGAACACCGTCGTTTTAGCGATTGAGTTGCAGGTCAACCCTTCGTTAGCGTCCGCCATCGTGCTGGTGACGACCCTGCTGAGCGCTGTGACGGTTACTGTCACTGCGTTCCTGCTGATTGCCTGAACGCCCCAATTTGGCGGTTGTCCGACCGTTACATGCGCGTCATACTTTGTGAGCAACGACCAAACAGGCGCATTGGCGAAAGGAGACGAGCTGCCATGCGCGACCCGATGCAAGAGCGCACGATGCACGGCAAAGACGGGGCTGCCCCGGCGTGTTCCCCTACTTGGACGGACTACACCGACTTGCTGGATTCACTGAACGCCATCGTTTGGGAGGGTGACCCCCATACTTTTCAGTTCACCTTTGTCAGTCGGGCAGCGGAGCGGTTGTTGGGCTACCCCGTAGACCAGTGGCTTAAAGAGCCGACCTTTTGGTGCGACCATATCCATCCCGACGACCGCGATTGGGCGGTTTCATTCTGCGCCAACGCGACGATGGAAGGGCGCGACCATGTGTTTGAGTATCGCATGCTCGCCGCCGACGGGCGCGTCGTTTGGTTGCGCGATGTCGTCTCGGTGGTGACGGAAAACGGACGCCCCGTCAAGTTGCGGGGCATCATGGTGGATATCACCGAGGAAAAACTCGCCCAAGAGCGATTTACCCGCGCCTTCCGCAACGCGCCGACCGCCACCATCATTACGACCTTTGAGGAAGGGCGCATCGTTGAGGTCAACGACCGATTTGAGCGGTTGTCGGAGTTTACCCGTGACGAGCTTATCGGGCGCACCGTCATTGAGCTGGGGTTGTGGGTGAACTTGGACGACCGCGCCCGGTTGCTCGCCCAAGTGAGTCAGCACGGTCTCGTCCGCAATTTTGAAACGCTGTTGCGCACCAAATCGGGCAAGGTGTGCGTAGTTAGCGCGTCCGTAACGACGATTGAGTTGGAAGGGAAACCGTGCCTGCTGGCGAATTTGTTGGACATCACT from bacterium HR17 encodes:
- the rhaS gene encoding HTH-type transcriptional activator RhaS, which translates into the protein MGMSHALPTVLMTDGAGSWEAIVEAIERHLLPRLETLGDSLFAVSPQPCPHDLSVLPVLGWSRTRRDRVPLFVFVFSGQGQMLLQNYLVVLKAGHGVFMPSNTPYAPYSVNGDRIVPCDWLWVRVHSFGVSVLRARLSPQMHSQSLHYTVRDRRLVELFQAWEQERSRPNANPIVTKGLLCAFFGTLIRSAPFLPASLCPRHKNTDRFPPSLCQALMLFHSRYDKPLCLTAVAHECGVTPAHLCRLFRRYLAMTPWQYLERLRLQIASQLLRETALGIADIAFLVGFQDLRHFQRLFRRAFGVSPSAFRGWRCPRSRTVASLRAG